A DNA window from Acidobacteriota bacterium contains the following coding sequences:
- a CDS encoding M23 family metallopeptidase, whose product MTRDAEGQLRKLPIPLHYLYVFIAGAIIGMFTITGMAGSYTRMLWKAQAFNQVRAEREALRTRYTQLEQVAQEHEIQAASLGSLASEISTLYGLKSDPMLSPQGQFGDEAFISSVDQFSALRTSAMSGAATVGIEFGDRNATTADWLRLASAPNLWPVEGPITGSFGERNDPFNGEGAFHTGVDISSTYGHVVLAPADGMVGFADLQSGYGRLVVINHANGISTRYGHLSAFNVAPGQHVLRGDVIGYVGLSGRSTGPHLHYEVRIFNTPVNPYKYLRLNMAQAKLHTFGSGAGR is encoded by the coding sequence GTGACTCGCGACGCAGAAGGCCAGCTGCGTAAGCTCCCCATTCCCTTGCATTATCTCTACGTCTTCATCGCCGGCGCGATCATCGGCATGTTCACCATCACCGGCATGGCCGGCTCTTATACCCGAATGCTGTGGAAGGCGCAGGCCTTCAACCAGGTCCGCGCCGAGCGCGAGGCGCTTCGCACCCGTTATACCCAGCTCGAGCAGGTGGCGCAGGAGCATGAGATCCAGGCCGCCTCGCTGGGCTCGCTGGCCAGCGAGATCTCGACGCTCTACGGATTGAAGTCCGACCCCATGCTGAGCCCGCAAGGGCAGTTCGGGGACGAAGCTTTCATCTCGTCGGTCGACCAGTTCTCCGCCCTGCGGACCTCAGCGATGTCAGGCGCGGCGACCGTGGGCATCGAGTTTGGCGACCGCAATGCGACCACGGCAGACTGGCTGCGACTGGCGTCTGCCCCGAACCTGTGGCCGGTGGAAGGTCCCATCACCGGCTCCTTCGGCGAGCGCAACGACCCGTTCAACGGCGAAGGCGCGTTCCACACCGGCGTGGATATCTCCAGCACATACGGCCACGTGGTCCTGGCGCCGGCCGATGGCATGGTCGGGTTCGCCGACCTGCAGAGTGGCTACGGACGCCTCGTCGTGATCAACCACGCCAACGGCATCTCGACGCGCTACGGACATCTCTCCGCCTTCAACGTCGCTCCCGGCCAGCATGTGCTCCGTGGCGACGTGATCGGCTACGTCGGACTCAGCGGACGCTCCACCGGCCCGCACCTGCATTACGAAGTCCGCATCTTCAATACCCCGGTCAATCCCTACAAGTACCTGCGCTTGAATATGGCGCAGGCCAAGCTGCACACCTTCGGCAGCGGCGCGGGCCGGTAA
- a CDS encoding DUF488 domain-containing protein: MELTLCTIGFAGKTAEQFFALLTEAGVRRVLDIRGNRGGQLSAFAKHPDLAFFLQRLAGIEYAHEPRFAPSPEIRKAYRASKDWPQYEAAFLALMRERDFPGAVEVPIEGGPLALLCSEPGPEKCHRRLVAELLAENLRGKGHTVHVRHLTVEQPTPKPKSRKRAA, encoded by the coding sequence ATGGAGTTGACCCTCTGCACCATCGGCTTCGCCGGCAAAACTGCGGAACAATTCTTCGCGCTGCTCACCGAGGCCGGCGTGCGCCGAGTGCTCGACATCCGCGGGAACCGCGGCGGACAGCTCTCCGCATTCGCCAAACATCCTGACCTCGCTTTTTTTCTCCAGCGCCTCGCGGGCATCGAGTACGCGCATGAGCCCCGGTTCGCGCCCTCGCCGGAGATCCGCAAAGCCTATCGCGCCAGCAAAGACTGGCCACAGTATGAGGCAGCATTCCTCGCTCTGATGCGGGAGCGCGATTTCCCGGGGGCGGTGGAGGTGCCCATTGAAGGCGGCCCACTGGCGTTGTTGTGCTCGGAGCCCGGTCCGGAAAAATGCCACCGCCGGCTGGTGGCGGAGTTGCTGGCTGAGAATCTGCGCGGCAAAGGTCACACGGTCCACGTGCGTCACTTGACGGTCGAGCAGCCTACGCCGAAACCAAAATCCCGAAAACGAGCCGCCTGA